The following are encoded in a window of Phaseolus vulgaris cultivar G19833 chromosome 3, P. vulgaris v2.0, whole genome shotgun sequence genomic DNA:
- the LOC137805814 gene encoding WUSCHEL-related homeobox 9-like produces the protein MSSSNKHWPSMFKSKPCNSHNQWQHEDNSSVLSTGCQRSPYTPGSEERTPEPKSRWNPKPEQIRILEAIFNSGMVNPPRDEIRKIRVQLQEYGQVGDANVFYWFQNRKSRSKHKLRHIQNSKNQNTETQPNSVSLSQITPPSTSSSSSDKSSSKELVHPNGFSFGFSNVNDAVPNSPTASVNQTYFHSHNNTDLLPPAIESLYFPLNNNGQGVIVNNTITTHGFSVPQFSNNIMQSQPQCQPNVGPSSTLFLNEIMNHGTFSKRDQDQEKALKLMHRQQLSFPLTSPSTTTLVPSISAPPCPITQLQGVGGEVTADRGKCIVFINDVAFEVMKGPFNVRQAFGDEAVLIHSSGPVPTDDWGTTLHPLQHGAYYYLI, from the exons ATGTCTTCTTCCAATAAACACTGGCCAAGCATGTTCAAATCCAAGCCTTGCAATTCCCACAACCAATGGCAGCATGAAGACAACTCTTCTGTCCTGTCCACCGGATGCCAAAGAAGCCCTTATACTCCAG GAAGTGAAGAGAGAACTCCAGAACCGAAGTCAAGATGGAACCCAAAACCCGAGCAAATTCGCATTCTAGAAGCCATCTTCAACTCTGGGATGGTGAATCCCCCAAGGGATGAGATAAGGAAGATCCGGGTGCAGTTGCAGGAGTATGGCCAAGTTGGTGATGCCAACGTGTTCTACTGGTTCCAGAATCGCAAATCCAGGAGCAAGCACAAGCTCCGCCACATCCAAAACTCAAAGAACCAGAACACAGAAACACAACCAAACTCAGTTTCTCTCTCTCAAATCACACCACCTTCAACCTCATCCTCTTCCTCTGACAAATCCTCTTCAAAAGAACTAGTGCACCCAAATGGGTTTTCCTTTGGCTTCTCAAATGTCAATGATGCAGTGCCTAATTCTCCCACTGCTTCTGTGAATCAGACTTATTTTCATTCTCACAATAACACCGATTTGCTACCACCAGCAATTGAgtctttatactttcctttgAACAATAATGGTCAAGGTGTAATAGTTAATAATACCATCACAACGCATGGGTTTTCTGTCCCTCAGTTCTCCAACAATATCATGCAATCTCAACCACAGTGTCAACCAAATGTTGGACCTAGCAGTACTCTTTTTCTCAACGAGATCATGAACCATGGAACCTTCTCAAAGAGAGACCAAGATCAGGAAAAGGCATTAAAATTAATGCACCGTCAACAACTTAGCTTCCCTCTCACTTCACCTTCAACCACAACCCTCGTTCCCTCCATCTCAGCTCCTCCATGTCCAATCACCCAACTTCAAG GTGTTGGTGGTGAGGTTACAGCAGATAGAGGAAAATGTATAGTTTTCATTAACGATGTTGCATTTGAGGTTATGAAAGGACCCTTCAACGTGCGCCAAGCCTTTGGAGATGAAGCTGTGCTTATCCACTCTTCCGGCCCTGTCCCCACCGACGACTGGGGCACTACCCTCCACCCACTGCAGCATGGTGCTTACTATTATCTG ATATAA
- the LOC137839110 gene encoding uncharacterized protein, with translation MRVLFEYHELWDVVESGVSALAINATEAQRVAHRDQKKKDNKALYLIHQGMNDETFEQIEGATTASEMNTNGETHSEQTKVEKILRSLTPRFEHVVAAIEEANDISKMTVRSKGDNHVANCAQEDSNHVQDEEDHIVLMATTSNETPNNHTWYLDTGCTNHMCGQKELFADLDDSIHAKVKFGDGRFVPVTGKGRILITLKNGDHRYIYDVFYVPDMKSNLLSMGQLAEKGYEMHIVENKLSILDKKKSPTRSVPNTTPIEAWSGFKPNVQHLKVFGSITYAHVLNATRSKLDDKAVKTIFIGYKHGGYKLYNPMTKKVIINRVQGCQTREST, from the exons atgagagttttgtttgaatatcatgagttatgggatgtcgttgaAAGTGGAGTGTCCGCATTAGCTATtaatgcaactgaggcgcaACGAGTAGCGCATCGTGACCAGAAGAAGAAAGACAATAAGGCTTTGTATCTCAttcatcaagggatgaatgacgagacatttgagcagatagaaggagcaacaactgccagtgag atgaataccaatggtgaaacacattcggagCAGACAAAGGTGGAAAAAATTTTGAGgtctttaactcccagatttgaacatgttgttgccgcaattgaagaggccaatgacatttcaaaaatgacagtaag atcaaaaggtgataatcatgttgccaattgtgctcaagaagacAGTAATCACGtacaagatgaagaggatcataTAGTACTAATGGcaaccacatcaaatgaaacccCAAACAATCAtacttggtatttggatacaggttgcacaaatcatatgtgtggtcagaaagagttgtttgcagatttggatgactcaaTTCACgcaaaagtgaaattcggtgatggcagattcgttccggtgactggaaaagggcgaattcttatcacattgaagaatggtgatcacaggtacatctatgatgttttctatgtacctgatatgaaaagtaatttgttgagtatgggACAGTTGGCTGAGAAGGGTTATGagatgcacatagttgaaaataaattatcaattttggataaaaaaaa atcacccactcggagtgttcctaacacaactccgattgaggcatggagtggattcaaacccaatgtgcagcacttgaaggtatttgggtcaattacttatgctcatgttCTCAATGCAACAAGATcaaagttggatgataaggcagtgaagaccattttcattggatataagcatgggggatacaaattgtacaatccaatgacaaagaaggtgattatTAATCGTGTGCAAGGTTGTCAAACTCGCGAGTCTACGTAG